The following are encoded in a window of Episyrphus balteatus chromosome X, idEpiBalt1.1, whole genome shotgun sequence genomic DNA:
- the LOC129920550 gene encoding uncharacterized protein LOC129920550: protein MFPLGSKVLNEDFYMDDLISGGDSPEEIFGIYEEVRTLLLSAGFELRKWWSNEKTLLDVVPEVEREKPLRINDADIIKTLGIKWNPSSDELQYVIPEIKLNQKITKRIILSELPTLFDPLGLLNPVVVKGKILLQSLWVKKTDWDESVQARIFTEWEAFRNHLKELELVKVPRYVLSLRSRNTQIHGSSDASLRAYGCCVYLRSVDKKGVVSCNLITAKSRVAPIKTQSLPRLLASIILKILPNFSHIVDDIYLWTDSEIVLCWLSAHPSSWEVFIANRVSKIQTNLPQATWKHVNTKQNPADIVSRGAYASELMDSMWFSGPKFLKLSQEMWPKQKDLSMIRKDTPGMRKCNVVLLAKIIDDHFENMYLRFKSIDKTCRIFALILRWIIVVRKKMIIKKEEKEQKEEKTVFEEYELRYNSPIRADEIDNALLRILWNIQQKNFQEVIHKLKKEDIISPTSPVKNLNPFLDGDSFKLLRVGGRLQNADIPYSVKYSNPSS from the coding sequence ATGTTTCCATTAGGCTCAAAAGTTCTGAATGAGGATTTTTATATGGACGATCTAATCAGTGGGGGAGATTCCCCAGAAGAAATTTTTGGTATATATGAAGAAGTTAGAACCCTTTTACTTAGTGCAGGCTTTGAGCTTCGTAAGTGGTggtcgaatgaaaaaactttgtTGGATGTCGTACCAGAAGTAGAACGAGAGAAACCACTTAGAATAAATGATGCAGACATTATTAAAACGCTAGGAATCAAATGGAATCCATCTTCAGACGAGCTCCAGTATGTGATTCCAGAAATTAAGTTAAACCAGAAAATAACAAAGCGCATTATTCTATCTGAATTGCCTACTCTATTTGACCCATTGGGGTTACTTAACCCAGTTGTTGTGAAAGGTAAAATTCTGTTGCAAAGCTTGTGGGTAAAAAAGACTGATTGGGATGAATCAGTTCAAGCACGAATTTTTACTGAATGGGAAGCTTTTCGAAATCACTTGAAAGAGTTGGAATTGGTCAAAGTTCCGAGATATGTGTTAAGTTTGAGGTCAAGAAACACACAAATTCATGGATCCTCGGATGCATCTTTACGTGCATATGGCTGTTGTGTTTATTTAAGGTCTGTTGACAAAAAGGGGGTAGTTTCTTGCAACTTGATAACGGCAAAATCCAGAGTAGCGCCTATAAAAACTCAAAGTTTGCCAAGATTGCTTGCTTCTATTATTTTAAAGATTCTTCCAAATTTCTCGCATATAGTTGACGATATTTACTTATGGACCGATTCCGAAATAGTGCTTTGTTGGTTGTCAGCACATCCTTCGAGTTGGGAAGTATTTATTGCGAATAGAGtatcaaaaatacaaacaaatttgccCCAAGCTACTTGGAAGCatgtaaacacaaaacaaaatcctgcagACATTGTATCTCGAGGTGCCTATGCAAGTGAGTTGATGGACAGCATGTGGTTTTCGGGTCCAAAATTCCTTAAATTGTCACAAGAAATGTGGCCTAAACAAAAAGATTTGTCTATGATAAGAAAAGATACTCCTGGAATGCGAAAATGTAATGTAGTTCTTTTGGCAAAAATTATAGATGATCACTTTGAGAATATGTACTTGCGTTTTAAAAGCATTGACAAAACATGTCGAATATTTGCGCTTATACTTCGCTGGATAATCGTAGTTCGCAAAAAGATGATAATTAAGAAAGAAGAGAaagaacaaaaagaagaaaaaactgtttttgaagaATATGAACTTCGTTATAATTCACCTATCAGAGCTGATGAGATTGACAATGCGTTGCTCAGAATTCTTTGGAATATTCAACAAAAGAACTTCCAGGAGgtaattcataaattaaaaaaagaagacataaTTAGCCCTACGAGTCCCGTAAAAAATCTTAATCCTTTCCTCGACGGTGACTCATTTAAACTCCTTAGAGTGGGAGGGCGTCTGCAGAATGCGGACATACCTTATTCTGTAAAATATTCCAATCCTTCTTCCTAA